Proteins encoded together in one Armatimonadota bacterium window:
- a CDS encoding ABC transporter substrate-binding protein, translating to MRKALVVTVTLGVVAALALGEARAQAERRGGTIRVGITQEILNLDPHVATAFSSFQVLDLVYESLLRLNPRTLALEPNLAQSWSVSPNGLEYTFTLRRDATFHDGSAVDASDVKYTIERILNPATRSPQASFLGPVREVTVVSPFVVRITLAQPFAPLLSVLADNRRSGIVPVNFEEKVGTPQTRTLGSGPYQLAEFAATGVRLVRHERYWRKDAEGTRLPYADAVVFRVIPDPATLRAAVRAGEVEMIIGFGVDVTAARTLRDVAGLRVVSTPDLSYSLVGLQVERGPLADVRVRQALSLATDRQKVVELVYSGRAAVGGPLPPTLEEWAPLPPGRLPHYRPDVGRARQLLAQAGQPRLALRMMPIPTVPEAVQIAQVLKEQWAQAGVTVELEQVDFATFLARWRGSQFDTFVSLNGGATDPDIHLYRHLHSTGSTNVFKFKDPTLDQLLDQARATPDPRRRVQLYVQAQQRIADQVPFLFIAYADLFAVMRTQLQGFVLTSTRSMAPLAESWVTASR from the coding sequence GTGAGGAAGGCACTGGTGGTGACGGTCACGCTCGGCGTTGTCGCTGCGCTCGCGCTTGGCGAGGCCCGGGCGCAGGCGGAGCGACGCGGCGGGACGATCCGGGTGGGGATCACCCAGGAGATCCTCAACCTCGACCCGCACGTGGCCACGGCCTTCTCCTCGTTCCAGGTGCTGGACCTGGTCTACGAGTCGCTGCTGCGGCTCAACCCGCGCACGCTGGCCCTCGAGCCCAACCTGGCCCAGTCGTGGAGCGTCTCGCCCAACGGGCTCGAGTACACCTTCACCCTGCGCCGCGACGCCACGTTCCACGACGGCAGCGCGGTGGACGCCAGCGACGTGAAGTACACCATCGAGCGCATCCTCAACCCGGCCACCCGCTCGCCGCAGGCCAGCTTCCTGGGGCCGGTGCGCGAGGTCACCGTGGTGAGCCCCTTCGTCGTGCGCATCACGCTGGCGCAGCCCTTCGCCCCGCTGCTCTCCGTGCTGGCGGACAACCGCCGCTCCGGCATCGTGCCGGTGAACTTCGAGGAGAAGGTGGGCACCCCGCAGACGCGCACGCTGGGCAGCGGCCCGTACCAGCTGGCCGAGTTCGCCGCCACCGGCGTGCGCCTGGTGCGCCACGAGCGCTACTGGCGCAAGGACGCCGAGGGGACGCGCCTGCCCTACGCCGACGCCGTCGTCTTCCGCGTCATCCCCGACCCGGCCACCCTGCGGGCGGCGGTGCGCGCCGGCGAGGTGGAGATGATCATCGGCTTCGGGGTGGACGTGACCGCGGCGCGCACCCTGCGCGACGTGGCGGGGCTGCGGGTGGTCTCCACCCCCGACCTCTCCTACAGCCTGGTGGGGCTGCAGGTGGAGCGAGGGCCGCTGGCCGACGTGCGCGTGCGCCAGGCCCTCAGCCTGGCCACCGACCGGCAGAAGGTCGTCGAGCTGGTCTACTCGGGACGGGCGGCGGTGGGCGGGCCGCTGCCGCCCACGCTGGAGGAGTGGGCCCCGCTGCCGCCGGGACGCCTCCCCCACTACCGCCCTGACGTGGGGCGGGCCCGCCAGCTGCTGGCCCAGGCCGGGCAGCCGCGCCTGGCGCTGCGCATGATGCCCATCCCCACCGTGCCGGAGGCGGTGCAGATCGCCCAGGTGCTCAAGGAGCAGTGGGCCCAGGCGGGGGTCACCGTGGAGCTGGAGCAGGTGGACTTCGCCACCTTCCTGGCGCGCTGGCGGGGCAGCCAGTTCGACACCTTCGTCTCGCTCAACGGCGGGGCCACCGACCCCGACATCCACCTGTACCGCCACCTCCACTCCACCGGCAGCACGAACGTCTTCAAGTTCAAGGACCCGACGCTGGACCAGCTCCTGGACCAGGCGCGCGCCACCCCGGACCCCAGGCGCCGCGTCCAGCTCTACGTCCAGGCCCAGCAGCGCATCGCCGACCAGGTGCCCTTCCTCTTCATCGCCTACGCCGACCTCTTCGCGGTCATGCGCACGCAGCTGCAGGGGTTCGTCCTCACCTCCACGCGCTCGATGGCCCCGCTGGCGGAGAGCTGGGTGACGGCGAGCCGGTAG
- a CDS encoding anhydro-N-acetylmuramic acid kinase — protein sequence MRLARVLDAIARKPARTVIGLISGTSADAVDAAAVRVEGKDRARWVATLATASYPYPPEVRERVLALTAAGSTREVCELNVAVGEVFAEAALGVMARVGEVDLIASHGQTVYHIPPGPGQPGATLQIGEPAVIAERTGTCTVAHFRARDMAAGGQGAPLVPYADFVLFADRTRTRIAQNIGGIANATVLPAGAGPEEVLAFDTGPGNMVIDLLAEMLLGRALDADGQAAAQGTVDETLLGDLLWDEYIIAPPPKSTGRERYGRAYAEAVLARARRKDLSPHDALATVTALTAEAIVLNYERFIFPRHDVHEVIVSGGGVHNRTLMERLRRRLAPRAVRRASEFGVDDDAKEAVAFAILGHDALLGLATNIPRATGARHPVVLGAIYPPNPP from the coding sequence ATGCGGCTGGCCCGCGTCCTGGACGCCATCGCCCGCAAGCCGGCGCGCACCGTCATCGGGCTCATCTCCGGCACCTCGGCCGACGCGGTGGACGCCGCGGCGGTGCGGGTGGAGGGGAAGGACCGGGCGCGGTGGGTGGCCACGCTGGCCACCGCCTCCTACCCCTACCCGCCGGAGGTGCGGGAACGGGTGCTGGCCCTCACCGCCGCGGGCTCGACGCGCGAGGTGTGCGAGCTGAACGTGGCGGTGGGGGAGGTCTTCGCCGAGGCGGCGCTGGGGGTGATGGCGCGCGTGGGCGAGGTGGACCTCATCGCCTCGCACGGGCAGACGGTCTACCACATCCCGCCCGGCCCCGGGCAGCCGGGGGCGACGCTGCAGATCGGGGAGCCGGCGGTCATCGCCGAGCGCACGGGGACGTGCACGGTGGCCCACTTCCGCGCCCGGGACATGGCCGCCGGCGGTCAGGGCGCCCCGCTCGTGCCGTACGCGGACTTCGTCCTCTTCGCCGACCGGACGCGCACGCGCATCGCCCAGAACATCGGCGGCATCGCCAACGCCACGGTGCTGCCGGCGGGAGCCGGGCCGGAAGAGGTCCTCGCCTTCGACACCGGCCCGGGGAACATGGTCATCGACCTGCTGGCGGAGATGCTGCTCGGGCGCGCCCTCGACGCGGACGGCCAGGCCGCCGCCCAGGGCACCGTGGACGAGACCCTGCTCGGCGACCTGCTGTGGGACGAGTACATCATCGCCCCGCCCCCCAAGAGCACCGGCCGGGAGCGCTACGGGCGTGCCTACGCCGAGGCGGTGCTGGCCCGGGCGCGGCGCAAGGACCTCTCCCCCCACGACGCCCTGGCCACGGTGACGGCGCTCACCGCCGAGGCCATCGTGCTGAACTACGAGCGGTTCATCTTCCCGCGCCACGACGTGCACGAGGTCATCGTCAGCGGCGGCGGGGTGCACAACCGCACCTTGATGGAGCGGCTGCGCCGGCGGCTGGCCCCGCGGGCGGTGCGGCGCGCCTCCGAGTTCGGGGTGGACGACGACGCCAAGGAGGCGGTGGCCTTCGCCATCCTCGGGCACGACGCCCTCCTGGGGCTGGCCACCAACATCCCGCGCGCCACCGGCGCGCGCCACCCCGTCGTGCTCGGGGCCATCTACCC
- a CDS encoding serine hydrolase domain-containing protein — protein sequence MTARRDGRLTPVEALLAEAIARGVFPGAVLHVRQDGRVVHHRAFGWAQVVPHRRPMTAGTLFDLASLTKPVTATAVLQLWERGALDIDRPVAAWLPAFAQAGKGAVTVRHLLTHTSGLPAWIRLYLRAATAEAAVAQICATPPAAPPGTRFEYSDLGFILLGELVRLASGLPLDRYLAAHVAPVLGWRRTRFRPPPSWRRTCAATELGNGYEEAQAGEEGPGFPWRREVIVGEVHDGNAHYAFGGVAGHAGLFGPAEEVARLGQAMLDGGVLAGRRLLAPSTVAEAVRDHTGAALGSGCGLGWRTRTGTTFMGEGASPRAFGHTGFTGTSIVVDPDRALVVVLLTNRVHPRVDPAIETFRGPFHDALYGALR from the coding sequence GTGACGGCGCGGCGCGACGGACGCCTGACCCCGGTGGAGGCCCTGCTCGCGGAGGCCATCGCGCGCGGCGTCTTCCCGGGGGCGGTCCTGCACGTGCGCCAGGACGGGCGGGTGGTCCACCACCGAGCCTTCGGCTGGGCGCAGGTCGTCCCCCACCGGCGGCCCATGACCGCCGGGACCCTCTTCGACCTGGCCTCGCTCACCAAGCCCGTCACCGCCACGGCGGTGCTGCAGCTGTGGGAGCGCGGGGCGCTGGACATCGACCGTCCCGTGGCGGCCTGGCTGCCCGCCTTCGCGCAGGCCGGCAAGGGGGCGGTCACGGTGCGCCACCTGCTCACCCACACCTCCGGGCTGCCGGCGTGGATCCGCCTCTACCTGCGCGCCGCCACAGCGGAGGCGGCGGTCGCCCAGATCTGCGCCACACCGCCGGCGGCGCCGCCGGGGACGCGCTTCGAGTACAGCGACCTGGGGTTCATCCTGCTGGGCGAACTGGTGCGGCTGGCCAGCGGCCTGCCGCTCGACCGCTACCTGGCCGCGCACGTGGCCCCGGTGCTGGGGTGGCGGCGGACGCGCTTCCGCCCGCCGCCGTCGTGGCGGCGGACCTGTGCGGCGACCGAGCTGGGCAATGGCTACGAAGAGGCGCAGGCGGGGGAGGAGGGGCCGGGCTTCCCGTGGCGTAGGGAGGTCATCGTGGGGGAGGTCCACGACGGCAATGCCCACTACGCCTTCGGCGGTGTGGCCGGGCACGCCGGGCTCTTCGGACCGGCCGAGGAGGTGGCGCGCCTGGGACAGGCCATGCTCGACGGGGGCGTGCTGGCGGGACGGCGGCTGCTCGCTCCATCCACCGTTGCCGAGGCGGTGCGCGACCATACCGGGGCCGCACTGGGCAGCGGGTGCGGCCTCGGGTGGCGCACCCGCACGGGCACGACCTTCATGGGCGAGGGCGCCTCGCCACGCGCCTTCGGCCACACCGGCTTCACCGGCACCTCCATCGTCGTCGACCCGGACCGCGCCCTCGTCGTCGTCCTCCTGACCAACCGCGTCCACCCCCGCGTCGACCCGGCCATCGAGACCTTCCGCGGCCCCTTCCACGACGCCCTCTACGGGGCGCTGCGCTGA
- a CDS encoding ABC transporter permease codes for MAEGAASRPALRAVRPSAGPLRLVRRAPKAATGAALLLAVLAAALLAPVLAPFPVTEMHPEARFAPPGRPYLLGTDFYGRDLLSRILWGYRTSLAVAALAVAFALALGGTLGVVAGFVGGAVDTVIMRVMDVAFAFPVLLLAITIVVILGPGIATTVLAIGLVYVPIFARIARGPTLVVTAQAYVEAARALGQRPSRIVTRHVMPNAATPVLVQATINLATAILFESALSFLGLGTQPPYPSLGLMVSEGRNYLEVSPWPTLGPGLAIVVAVLGINLLGDALQELLDPRLRPTWTAA; via the coding sequence ATGGCTGAGGGCGCCGCCTCCCGCCCCGCCCTGAGGGCCGTCCGGCCGTCCGCCGGCCCCCTGCGCCTGGTCCGCCGCGCCCCGAAAGCCGCCACGGGGGCGGCGCTGCTCCTGGCGGTCCTCGCCGCGGCGCTGCTCGCGCCCGTGCTCGCCCCCTTCCCGGTGACCGAGATGCACCCGGAGGCGCGCTTCGCGCCGCCCGGCCGCCCCTACCTGCTCGGCACCGACTTCTACGGCCGCGACCTGCTCAGCCGCATCCTGTGGGGCTACCGCACCTCGCTGGCGGTGGCGGCGCTGGCCGTGGCCTTCGCCCTGGCGCTGGGCGGCACCCTCGGGGTGGTCGCCGGCTTCGTCGGCGGAGCCGTCGACACCGTCATCATGCGGGTGATGGACGTGGCCTTCGCCTTCCCCGTGCTGCTGCTGGCCATCACCATCGTGGTGATCCTGGGCCCGGGGATCGCCACCACCGTGCTGGCCATCGGCCTGGTCTACGTCCCCATCTTCGCCCGCATCGCCCGCGGCCCCACCCTGGTGGTGACGGCGCAGGCCTACGTGGAGGCGGCGCGGGCGCTGGGGCAGCGCCCGTCGCGCATCGTCACCCGCCACGTCATGCCCAACGCCGCCACGCCGGTCCTGGTGCAGGCCACCATCAACCTGGCCACGGCCATCCTCTTCGAGTCGGCGCTGAGCTTCCTCGGCCTGGGCACCCAGCCGCCGTATCCGTCGCTGGGGCTGATGGTCAGCGAGGGGCGCAATTACCTGGAGGTGAGCCCCTGGCCGACGCTGGGCCCGGGGCTGGCCATCGTCGTGGCCGTGCTGGGGATCAACCTGCTCGGCGACGCGCTGCAGGAGCTCCTCGACCCGCGCCTGCGCCCCACCTGGACGGCGGCGTGA
- a CDS encoding ABC transporter ATP-binding protein, protein MAGPEPGGAALRARQAPPLLQVHNVETTYYGRLTVLHGVSLTVHAGQIVALLGSNGAGKSTLLRTVMGYLPGQPAKGSVVVAGRRVNGWEPEDVAALGVGYVPEGRGIFPDLTVEENLRLGAFRRRDAAVARDRAWVEHLFPVLAERRRQPAGTLSGGEQQMLAIARALLGRPRLLMLDEPSLGLAPLVVAEIFRALREVHAAGTALLLVEQNARLALELAEWAYVLEGGRVVLDGPAARLREDPNVQELYLGVTREPSVKGYRRYRLRRRWS, encoded by the coding sequence ATGGCGGGCCCGGAACCGGGCGGCGCAGCCCTCCGGGCGCGGCAGGCCCCGCCGCTGCTGCAGGTGCACAATGTCGAGACCACCTACTACGGCCGCCTCACCGTCCTGCACGGCGTCTCCCTCACCGTCCACGCCGGGCAGATCGTGGCGCTGCTGGGGAGCAACGGCGCCGGCAAGAGCACGCTGCTGCGCACCGTCATGGGCTACCTGCCGGGGCAGCCGGCGAAGGGGAGCGTGGTGGTGGCCGGCCGGCGCGTGAACGGGTGGGAGCCCGAGGACGTGGCGGCCCTCGGGGTGGGCTACGTGCCGGAGGGCCGCGGCATCTTCCCCGACCTCACCGTGGAGGAGAACCTGCGGCTGGGCGCCTTCCGGCGGCGCGACGCGGCGGTGGCCCGTGACCGCGCCTGGGTGGAGCACCTCTTCCCCGTCCTGGCGGAACGGCGCCGCCAGCCCGCCGGGACGCTCTCGGGGGGCGAGCAGCAGATGCTGGCCATCGCCCGGGCGCTGCTCGGCCGCCCGCGGCTGCTCATGCTGGACGAACCGTCGCTGGGCCTGGCCCCGCTGGTGGTGGCGGAGATCTTCCGGGCGCTGCGCGAGGTGCACGCCGCCGGGACGGCCCTGCTGCTGGTGGAGCAGAACGCGCGGCTGGCCCTCGAGCTGGCCGAATGGGCCTACGTGCTGGAGGGCGGGCGCGTCGTGCTCGACGGGCCGGCAGCGCGCCTGCGCGAGGACCCGAACGTGCAGGAGCTCTACCTCGGCGTCACCCGCGAGCCCTCGGTCAAGGGCTACCGCCGCTACCGCCTGCGTCGCCGCTGGTCCTGA
- a CDS encoding peptide ABC transporter substrate-binding protein, translated as MVVPARLAAMVLASLVLIALVSAPTTAAPPVPDTVVIGVAQEPDALLFSAMQVSGEIQDVLYAYMVRYNDKGQTFPQLVEKLPTIRDGDWQILPGKKMRVTYRFKRGYTWHDGRPVTALDASWTYLMLRNPRSPTLSRFELRKIDHMLVPNPNDPYTLVVQWNEAYPFANLGHQILPKHVLEAEYLRDPSRLKAHRQAHEPVGNGPYRFVEWVRGSHMTLEAYDRFPEGRPRIKRLVFRFILDSTVLQANVIAGQIDVTATTNNFSLDQMVEIERRNPQIAAHYTQGLIWERLNLNLDDEFLRDKRVRQALAHGINREEITARLFQGKQPVAHTWLPPAHPAHHPNVRKYAYDPARARQLLQEAGFTPGPDGIMRSPAGKRLELTIISTAGNAVREQVEQIMQAQLRQVGIDLRINNVPASVLIGQIIRRRTYQITMYANFFGPTTLGSFFHSSQIPSEANNFEGGNHMGWRNAENDRLLDQIAEELDEARRIQLLRRQQELVAEDLPVIPLYFRLYLTTAKKALRNVKPGGFSGITWNAPEWGWAQ; from the coding sequence ATGGTCGTCCCCGCCCGCCTCGCCGCGATGGTGCTCGCCTCCCTGGTCCTCATCGCCCTGGTCTCTGCCCCCACCACGGCGGCGCCCCCGGTCCCCGACACGGTGGTGATCGGGGTGGCGCAGGAGCCCGACGCCCTGCTCTTCTCCGCCATGCAGGTCTCGGGGGAGATCCAGGACGTCCTCTACGCCTACATGGTCCGCTACAACGACAAGGGCCAGACCTTCCCGCAACTGGTGGAGAAGCTGCCGACCATCCGCGACGGCGACTGGCAGATCCTCCCCGGCAAGAAGATGCGGGTGACCTACCGCTTCAAGCGCGGCTACACCTGGCACGACGGCCGGCCGGTCACCGCGCTGGACGCCTCGTGGACCTACCTGATGCTGCGCAACCCGCGCAGCCCCACCCTCAGCCGCTTCGAGCTGCGCAAGATCGACCACATGCTCGTTCCCAACCCCAACGACCCCTACACCCTGGTGGTGCAGTGGAACGAGGCCTACCCCTTTGCCAACCTGGGCCACCAGATCCTGCCCAAGCACGTGCTGGAGGCGGAGTACCTGCGCGACCCCTCCCGCCTGAAGGCGCACCGCCAGGCGCACGAGCCGGTGGGCAACGGCCCCTACCGCTTCGTCGAGTGGGTGCGGGGCAGCCACATGACGCTGGAGGCCTACGACCGGTTCCCGGAGGGGCGGCCGCGCATCAAGCGGTTGGTCTTCCGCTTCATCCTCGACAGCACCGTCCTGCAGGCCAACGTCATCGCGGGGCAGATCGACGTCACGGCCACGACCAACAACTTCTCCCTGGACCAGATGGTGGAGATCGAGCGGCGCAACCCCCAGATCGCCGCCCACTACACCCAGGGGCTGATCTGGGAGCGGCTGAACCTCAACCTGGACGACGAGTTCCTGCGGGACAAGCGGGTGCGCCAGGCGCTGGCCCACGGCATCAACCGGGAGGAGATCACCGCGCGCCTCTTCCAGGGCAAGCAGCCGGTGGCCCACACCTGGCTCCCGCCGGCCCACCCGGCCCACCACCCCAACGTGCGCAAGTACGCCTACGACCCGGCGCGGGCCCGCCAGCTCCTGCAGGAGGCCGGCTTCACCCCCGGCCCCGACGGCATCATGCGCTCGCCGGCGGGGAAGCGGCTGGAGCTGACCATCATCTCCACCGCCGGCAATGCGGTGCGCGAGCAGGTCGAGCAGATCATGCAGGCGCAGCTGCGCCAGGTGGGAATCGACCTGCGCATCAACAACGTCCCGGCCTCGGTGCTCATCGGGCAGATCATCCGCCGGCGCACCTACCAGATCACCATGTACGCCAACTTCTTCGGCCCCACCACGCTGGGCTCGTTCTTCCACTCCAGCCAGATCCCCAGCGAGGCCAACAACTTCGAGGGGGGCAACCACATGGGGTGGCGGAACGCCGAGAACGACCGCCTGCTCGACCAGATCGCCGAGGAGCTGGACGAGGCGCGGCGCATCCAGCTCCTGCGGCGGCAGCAGGAGCTGGTGGCGGAGGATCTGCCCGTGATCCCGCTGTACTTCCGCCTCTACCTGACCACGGCCAAGAAGGCGCTGCGCAACGTCAAGCCCGGGGGCTTCTCCGGCATCACCTGGAACGCGCCGGAGTGGGGGTGGGCGCAGTAG
- a CDS encoding ABC transporter substrate-binding protein yields the protein MRDLRTGALGLLVVTLLLLGAPGQAQERGVTPTEILLGSTVPLSGPAAYWGIGVGRGMEVYLALLNAQGGINGRRITLVLRDDAYLPPRAVANVRELVERVGVFAIVGMIGTANAFAARDYVVESQTLWITPTTSDIWAGFRGRKYLFVTYPSYVHEARILTEFAAQRLNVRRIAVFYQNDLYGQQLLLGVKRASTTARVRVVGQTSYEVTDADVSAQAVRLRESGADAVFLAATPRHGALIVREMARLGFRPQLLATFTLGDPIMFQLAGDAWNDVYSTAYFPLPGHGDARVDALLERLGRAAPELVRQNPYNVLAGVSFIEPLLEGLRRAGREVTKDRVVTELERLRNWDGEVIRGVTFGPERRQGITRLYIVRATNRQYVKVTDWISYPVQY from the coding sequence ATGCGAGATCTGAGGACAGGGGCGCTCGGGCTCCTCGTCGTCACCCTGCTGCTCCTGGGGGCTCCGGGCCAGGCGCAGGAACGCGGCGTCACCCCCACCGAGATCCTGCTCGGGTCGACGGTGCCGCTGTCCGGCCCCGCGGCCTACTGGGGGATCGGGGTGGGGCGCGGTATGGAAGTCTACCTCGCGCTGCTCAACGCCCAGGGCGGGATCAACGGCCGCCGCATCACCCTGGTGCTGCGGGACGACGCCTACCTGCCGCCGCGGGCCGTGGCGAACGTGCGGGAGCTGGTGGAGCGGGTGGGGGTCTTTGCCATCGTGGGGATGATCGGCACGGCCAACGCCTTCGCCGCCCGCGACTACGTGGTGGAGAGCCAGACGTTGTGGATCACCCCCACCACCAGCGACATCTGGGCGGGGTTCCGCGGGCGCAAGTACCTCTTCGTCACCTACCCCTCCTACGTGCACGAGGCGCGCATCCTCACCGAGTTCGCCGCGCAGCGCCTGAACGTGCGGCGCATCGCCGTCTTCTACCAGAACGACCTGTACGGACAGCAGCTCCTGCTGGGGGTCAAGCGCGCCTCCACCACCGCCCGCGTCCGGGTGGTGGGCCAGACCTCCTACGAGGTGACGGACGCCGACGTGAGCGCCCAGGCGGTGCGGCTGCGCGAGTCGGGGGCGGACGCCGTCTTCCTGGCGGCCACGCCCCGCCACGGCGCGCTGATCGTCCGGGAGATGGCCCGGCTGGGCTTCCGGCCGCAGCTGCTGGCCACCTTCACCCTGGGCGACCCGATCATGTTCCAGCTGGCCGGGGACGCCTGGAACGACGTCTACTCGACGGCCTACTTCCCCCTCCCGGGGCACGGCGACGCCCGGGTGGACGCCCTGCTGGAGCGGCTGGGGCGCGCCGCCCCGGAGCTGGTGCGCCAGAACCCCTACAACGTGCTGGCCGGAGTCTCGTTCATCGAACCCCTGCTGGAGGGGCTCCGCCGGGCCGGCCGCGAGGTGACCAAGGACCGCGTGGTGACGGAGCTGGAGCGCCTGCGCAACTGGGACGGCGAGGTCATCCGCGGGGTGACCTTCGGGCCGGAGCGGCGCCAGGGGATCACACGCCTCTACATCGTCCGGGCCACCAACCGGCAGTACGTGAAGGTGACGGACTGGATCAGCTACCCGGTGCAGTACTGA
- a CDS encoding ABC transporter ATP-binding protein yields the protein MSGEPPLLEIRDLALAFGGVQALAGVDLTVAPRALVSLIGPNGAGKTTLFNCVCGLYRPDRGTIRLRGVSLVGRRPDEVARLGVARTFQNLELFRHATVLDNVLLGRHLHIRTPLLAAACATPGWRREEVRHRRRVEEILDLLDLQAVRHRRVGDLPIGQQRLVELARALALEPVLLLLDEPSAGMTAEEKAELVFRIKDVQEAWGVAVVLVEHDLRLVMEVSERVTVLDHGVRIAEGTPEEVQRHPEVIRAYLGASPAAASAR from the coding sequence GTGAGCGGCGAGCCACCGCTGCTGGAGATCCGCGACCTGGCCCTCGCCTTCGGCGGCGTCCAGGCGCTGGCGGGGGTGGACCTCACGGTCGCCCCGCGCGCGCTCGTCTCCCTCATCGGGCCCAACGGCGCCGGGAAGACCACCCTCTTCAACTGCGTCTGCGGCCTCTACCGGCCCGACCGCGGCACCATCCGCCTGCGCGGCGTCTCCCTGGTCGGCCGGCGCCCCGACGAGGTGGCGCGCCTGGGGGTGGCCCGCACCTTCCAGAACCTCGAGCTCTTCCGCCACGCCACGGTCCTGGACAACGTCCTGCTGGGACGCCACCTGCACATCCGCACCCCCCTGCTGGCGGCGGCCTGCGCCACGCCGGGGTGGCGGCGCGAGGAGGTGCGCCACCGCCGCCGCGTCGAGGAGATCCTCGACCTCCTCGACCTGCAGGCGGTGCGCCACCGCCGAGTGGGCGACCTGCCCATCGGACAGCAGCGCCTCGTGGAGCTGGCCCGGGCGCTGGCCCTGGAACCGGTGCTGCTCCTGCTGGACGAGCCCTCCGCCGGGATGACGGCGGAGGAGAAGGCCGAGCTGGTCTTCCGCATCAAGGACGTGCAGGAGGCCTGGGGGGTGGCCGTGGTGCTGGTCGAGCACGACCTGCGCCTGGTGATGGAGGTCTCGGAGCGCGTCACGGTCCTCGACCACGGCGTGCGCATCGCCGAGGGGACGCCCGAGGAGGTCCAGCGCCACCCCGAGGTCATCCGCGCCTACCTGGGGGCCTCGCCGGCGGCGGCCTCGGCGCGGTGA
- a CDS encoding ABC transporter permease yields the protein MQRYLAQRLLLLLPVLLVISMLVFGLMHLIPGDPAQVLLGFESTDPEQLARVRRDLGLDRPVPVQYLRWMGRLLRGDLGTSVRTGRPIADLVGEALPYTLELAAYGLGLAVALALPLGVAAGTTRSRLADAAMQTFTLLGLSLPAFWVGAVLILTFSVHLRWFPVLAYPPLWRDPLGNLWGFFLPALTLAVPNAAAIARMVRASLVGVRGEEYVTVARAKGLGEVAVVRRHMLPNALIPVVTLIGIVAGYLVGGSIVVEQVFAIPGLGRLGLLAIVQRDYPVLQAVVLLVTGLFVLINLAVDLAYVLLDPRIRYG from the coding sequence ATGCAACGCTACCTGGCCCAGCGCCTCCTCCTGCTCCTCCCCGTCCTGCTGGTCATCTCCATGCTGGTCTTCGGGTTGATGCACCTCATCCCCGGGGACCCGGCGCAGGTGCTGCTGGGCTTCGAGTCCACCGATCCCGAGCAGCTGGCCCGCGTGCGCCGCGACCTGGGACTCGACCGGCCGGTCCCGGTCCAGTACCTGCGGTGGATGGGACGGCTGCTGCGCGGGGACCTGGGCACCTCGGTGCGCACCGGCCGTCCCATCGCCGACCTGGTGGGGGAGGCCCTCCCCTACACGCTGGAGCTGGCCGCCTACGGGCTGGGGCTGGCCGTGGCCCTGGCCCTGCCGCTGGGGGTCGCCGCCGGCACCACGCGCTCCCGCCTGGCCGACGCGGCGATGCAGACCTTCACGCTGCTCGGCCTCTCCCTGCCGGCCTTCTGGGTGGGGGCGGTGCTCATCCTCACCTTCAGCGTCCACCTGCGCTGGTTCCCCGTGCTGGCCTACCCGCCGCTGTGGCGCGACCCGCTGGGCAACCTCTGGGGCTTCTTCCTCCCGGCGCTCACGCTGGCCGTGCCCAACGCGGCGGCCATCGCCCGCATGGTGCGGGCGTCCCTGGTGGGGGTGCGCGGGGAGGAGTACGTCACCGTGGCCCGGGCCAAGGGGCTGGGGGAGGTGGCGGTGGTGCGCCGGCACATGCTGCCGAACGCCCTCATCCCCGTGGTGACCCTCATCGGGATCGTGGCCGGCTACCTGGTGGGGGGGTCGATCGTGGTGGAGCAGGTCTTCGCCATCCCGGGGTTGGGGCGGCTGGGGCTGCTGGCCATCGTGCAGCGGGACTACCCGGTGCTGCAGGCGGTGGTGCTGCTGGTCACCGGCCTCTTCGTCCTGATCAACCTGGCGGTGGACCTGGCCTACGTCCTGCTCGACCCGCGCATCCGCTATGGCTGA